A window from Larimichthys crocea isolate SSNF chromosome XXIII, L_crocea_2.0, whole genome shotgun sequence encodes these proteins:
- the pabpn1 gene encoding polyadenylate-binding protein 2 isoform X4, translated as MAEFGNGLAEESLLDSDPGHPELEDPGVGDEEPGLEEGEAAIEDPELEAIKARVREMEEEAEKLKELQNEVEKQMNLSPPPVGPVIMSIEEKMEADGRSIYVGNVDYGATAEELEAHFHGCGSVNRVTILCDKYTGHPKGFAYIEFADKESVRTAMALDESLFRGRQIKVGAKRTNRPGISTTDRGFPRARFRSRGGSFSSRARYYSGYTPPRGRGRAFRGRGRTTSWYSPY; from the exons ATGGCGGAGTTCGGTAACGGACTGGCGGAGGAATCTCTACTAGATTCAGACCCCGGACATCCCGAGCTGGAAGACCCGGGTGTCGGTGACGAAGAACCGGGGTTAGAAGAGGGAGAGGCCGCAATTGAAGACCCG GAGCTGGAGGCAATCAAAGCCCgggtgagagagatggaggaagaagcagagaaGCTGAAGGAGCTACAGAACGAGGTGGAGAAACAGATGAATCTCAGCCCCCCACCAG TCGGCCCCGTCATCATGTCCATCGAGGAAAAGATGGAAGCAGATGGCAGATCGATTTATGTCGGAAAT GTGGACTACGGTGCCACGGCAGAAGAGCTTGAGGCTCATTTTCATGGCTGCGGTTCAGTAAACAGAGTCACCATCCTATGTGACAAATACACAGGGCATCCCAAGGG GTTTGCCTATATTGAGTTTGCAGACAAGGAGTCTGTTAGGACAGCCATGGCTTTGGACGAGTCCCTGTTCAGAGGAAGGCAGATAAAG GTGGGCGCTAAGAGAACAAACAGACCAGGCATCAGCACCACAGACCGCGGCTTTCCACGGGCTCGGTTCCGGTCACGGGGAGGAAGCTTCTCATCACGTGCACGCTACTACAGCGGCTACACACCACCCAGAGGCAGAGGACGGGCCTTCAG
- the pabpn1 gene encoding polyadenylate-binding protein 2 isoform X3 produces the protein MEEEAEKLKELQNEVEKQMNLSPPPVGPVIMSIEEKMEADGRSIYVGNVDYGATAEELEAHFHGCGSVNRVTILCDKYTGHPKGFAYIEFADKESVRTAMALDESLFRGRQIKVGAKRTNRPGISTTDRGFPRARFRSRGGSFSSRARYYSGYTPPRGRGRAFRGRGRTTSWYSPY, from the exons atggaggaagaagcagagaaGCTGAAGGAGCTACAGAACGAGGTGGAGAAACAGATGAATCTCAGCCCCCCACCAG TCGGCCCCGTCATCATGTCCATCGAGGAAAAGATGGAAGCAGATGGCAGATCGATTTATGTCGGAAAT GTGGACTACGGTGCCACGGCAGAAGAGCTTGAGGCTCATTTTCATGGCTGCGGTTCAGTAAACAGAGTCACCATCCTATGTGACAAATACACAGGGCATCCCAAGGG GTTTGCCTATATTGAGTTTGCAGACAAGGAGTCTGTTAGGACAGCCATGGCTTTGGACGAGTCCCTGTTCAGAGGAAGGCAGATAAAG GTGGGCGCTAAGAGAACAAACAGACCAGGCATCAGCACCACAGACCGCGGCTTTCCACGGGCTCGGTTCCGGTCACGGGGAGGAAGCTTCTCATCACGTGCACGCTACTACAGCGGCTACACACCACCCAGAGGCAGAGGACGGGCCTTCAG
- the zfhx2 gene encoding zinc finger homeobox protein 4 isoform X2: MPDWQTTIRGEESGDTVSSESNGVAVWLCPLCQKGQSDRSSLSRHLTEQHSVLPSCVDKLLDIAILKQAASRGEEDKGAQKSADTESSQLKHAEDVGSDPCQSSESSDATQTLGDKEMEEERIMEQEGGEAEPEPEEEGNQLTGAKQQNATENTEIPDTGEKSVGKNGVPAENNTRSFKCNACLETFPSRTALSVHYNSASHIQRMTTGSAKQGGESDPQTVSVPVLSRPYISNKPYQCATCRVSYNHAITLESHMKSVLHQSRSRNAGIVAQAANSTVATASLGGSTTTAPNTVVTTSGSGTSQLVTTTNCAATGTLMMTTTKDGEQIQTSQVAPSLLTSPVASAQAVSAFLTLLTSSPSTLSHSLLPSLFTAGAASGAAVPQLVPQPQMVMPLILNGLQAQTQQHQENQQGQLLTQCVPFVGLSTAQQALLTQRLNSLQNQWPSVGVQTSVPPCPEEQKLTCKREPESQDSEGTVREKVSDQIKDKISWTLENIKTENSKEEDSKELAESPDIESKVKVENNEDNGKAHRDSTTDGDSSTNHLDLEGDKAASLNLSPAGIEKSLRNKNLSPSASVPSSSSLSPVNLNLTLSPDSTPQKSQSGTSPCGSLGTPKSSPSTIALTNNQTRPHCATMGSIYPDLPVLSEFQSEVLWAFFESRSEADAASPPHEDCEALGREVGLSEEEVRKWLSQARHAKRQRATELEHLQGLVGFTRHAHNSDNDYDDEESSLIIAEGEDDAEASGSQAIDLSSTRGKHRQRDLGREGQGDSCLTSDSENEVYTSVIVSDEESQNGSLRDGPESPVKDEAQWEIHGDKGCVGGKVLRSTTVFLSDAEDEYEDEDGGGGQRAKRKKRKGEFERDEVEIKKERQDPDVDLELEAQGDPPSSLSHVMDQIPAGALHSLPLSLAPFSTQFLSPYVLSLTPSVVGDGSKLPIFPNPPTITRFSSSLLSQSLASHNQTSHYLSNGGDCESALDLSMGKNNSKSASSSSSLADKIAAQKGQLLDGLGLRPTSKGLVVVQVKPESVNAMSSSNSNMSLVNCNNMTKSSIYMRAAEKMNATLLEREREKEREKEKEQEQQQRKSKGKRYRDMRRSRTIIQAEQLDILYGCYFKDPNPGKHEFEQISEWVHLPKKVVQIWFQNMRARERKGEVRFISDGTLAAVGKPLIKFTWPLSKPIFSNKPPPNNTGCITTTPIVRTLIKTEREPVKELGKPTVVKKITPVPIKPKEVVSSTTVSNVSSSASAVPKTKLETTSNVTMVKVAPKVSPPVLLPPPKDPVPIAPRPSQKRKLEEESEEEKTDEERDNEIEMGPGPGSTNRMVPKLPSTPINNRPPATTVVPQKQNGLNYWTSKVPIKINTLSREQLALPTHTPPRTIPPPPTPSIAPVSPNTPSSAKVASPSTPAVAKSSPTESSFLPHSSSRRPRTHLSCLQLSILQSCYETCAHPNAMECEAIGTELNLPLKVVQIWFQNTRAKEKRWRLQQEKMSPLAGGKVDMSSGSYLQYNALKANRPILPKPVQLTVTEPPASPMAGQAVPKETLTGRCDACNVSFESRAAARAHVFSPRHLATLRTTNFGQPTTLVIKNGTGNGGPGSQVSNSTTVTSSGAGSGVEMVIESSPPTATSNS; this comes from the exons gcTATTCTAAAACAGGCCGCCAGTAGAGGAGAAGAGGACAAAGGTGCTCAAAAGTCTGCAG ATACTGAATCTTCACAACTGAAGCACGCTGAAGACGTCGGTTCAGACCCCTGCCAATCTAGTGAGAGTTCAGACGCTACCCAGACGCTTGGAGACAAAgaaatggaggaagagagaataATGGAACAGGAGGGAGGTGAAGCTGAACCAGAGCCAGAAGAGGAGGGAAATCAACTCACAGGAGCCAAACAGCAAAATgcaactgaaaacacagaaatcccAGACACCGGTGAAAAGTCAGTTGGTAAAAATGGTGTGCCAGCTGAAAATAACACCCGGTCATTCAAATGCAATGCCTGCCTGGAAACTTTTCCCAGCAGGACTGCTTTGAGCGTTCATTACAACTCTGCATCCCACATTCAGAGGATGACAACAGGCTCTGCAAAACAAGGTGGGGAAAGTGATCCCCAAACTGTCTCAGTTCCTGTCCTGTCTCGGCCATATATATCAAACAAACCCTACCAGTGTGCTACATGTCGAGTCTCTTACAATCATGCCATCACCCTCGAGAGCCATATGAAATCTGTCTTGCACCAGTCACGTAGCAGAAATGCTGGAATTGTTGCACAGGCTGCAAACAGTACAGTGGCAACTGCTAGTCTGGGAGGTAGCACCACCACTGCTCCAAACACTGTAGTGACCACTTCTGGAAGTGGGACCAGTCAGTTAGTTACCACCACCAACTGTGCTGCTACTGGGACATTGATGATGACTACAACAAAAGATGGAGAGCAGATTCAAACCTCACAGGtggctccctccctcctcacctcccctgTGGCCTCAGCTCAGGCGGTCTCAGCCTTCCTCACCCTTCTCACATCTAGTCCTAGCACCCTCTcacactccctcctcccctcccttttcACGGCTGGTGCTGCTTCTGGTGCCGCCGTGCCTCAGCTCGTGCCTCAGCCTCAAATGGTCATGCCCTTGATCTTGAATGGGCTCCAAGCCCAAACCCAGCAGCACCAAGAGAACCAGCAAGGCCAGCTCCTTACCCAGTGTGTGCCATTCGTAGGTCTCAGCACAGCCCAGCAAGCCCTCCTAACCCAAAGACTAAACAGCTTACAGAACCAGTGGCCCTCTGTAGGAGTTCAAACAAGCGTACCACCCTGCCCAGAAGAGCAAAAACTGACGTGTAAGAGAGAACCAGAAAGCCAGGACAGTGAAGGGACAGTTAGAGAGAAGGTCTCAGATCAGATCAAGGACAAAATTAGCTGGACTTTAGAGAACATTAAAACAGAGAATAGTAAGGAAGAGGACAGTAAAGAACTTGCAGAGAGTCCTGATATAGAAAGCAAAGTGAAGGTTGAGAATAATGAAGACAATGGGAAGGCGCATAGAGATAGCACAACAGATGGAGACAGCTCGACTAATCATTTGGACCTGGAAGGTGATAAAGCAGCTAGCCTCAATCTCTCCCCAGCGGGCATAGAGAAGAGCCTCCGCAATAAGAACCTCTCGCCTTCTGCATCTGTTCCCAGCAGCTCCAGCCTCAGTCCTGTAAATTTAAACCTTACACTTAGCCCTGATTCTACTCCTCAAAAATCACAATCGGGTACTAGCCCTTGTGGCTCCCTTGGCACTCCAAAATCCAGCCCGAGTACAATTGCCTTAACTAACAACCAAACTCGACCCCATTGTGCTACAATGGGATCTATATACCCAGACCTTCCAGTGCTGTCAGAGTTCCAGTCAGAGGTTCTCTGGGCGTTCTTCGAGTCGCGTAGCGAGGCTGATGCTGCAAGTCCTCCCCATGAAGACTGTGAGGCGCTGGGCAGAGAGGTGGGGCTTTCTGAGGAGGAGGTACGCAAGTGGTTGAGCCAAGCACGACATGCAAAACGGCAGAGGGCAACAGAGTTGGAACACCTCCAGGGCTTGGTAGGATTTACAAGGCACGCCCATAATTCTGACAATGACTACGATGACGAGGAAAGCTCATTGATTATAGCAGAAGGTGAGGATGATGCTGAAGCGTCAGGTAGTCAGGCAATAGATTTGTCCAGTACAAGagggaaacacagacagagagatctGGGAAGGGAGGGTCAGGGAGATTCCTGTCTCACTTCTGACTCAGAGAATGAGGTATACACCTCTGTCATTGTGTCTGATGAGGAAAGTCAGAATGGGTCTTTGAGGGACGGTCCTGAGAGCCCTGTTAAAGATGAAGCACAGTGGGAGATCCATGGTGACAAAGGGTGTGTAGGAGGAAAGGTCTTGCGCTCCACaactgtgtttctctctgatgCAGAGGATGAATACGAAGATGAGGATGGTGGAGGGGGTCAGAGAGCTAAGAGGAAAAAACGAAAGGGGGAGTTTGAGCGTGATGAGGTGGAGATAAAAAAGGAGAGACAAGACCCAGATGTGGATCTAGAGTTGGAGGCTCAGGGGGATCCTCCAAGTTCACTCTCCCATGTAATGGACCAGATTCCAGCTGGTGCCCTCCACTCCCTCCCCTTGTCCCTTGCTCCCTTTTCTACACAGTTCCTCAGCCCCTATGTCCTCTCTCTTACTCCTTCAGTGGTTGGAGATGGGAGCAAGCTACCCATCTTTCCTAACCCACCAACTATCACGCGCTTCTCCAGCTCTCTTCTCTCACAGTCTCTCGCTTCCCACAACCAGACTTCTCACTACCTGTCCAACGGTGGTGACTGTGAGTCTGCTCTAGATCTTAGCATGGGGAAAAACAACTCGAAATCTGCTtcttcctcatcatctctgGCTGATAAAATTGCAGCACAGAAGGGACAGTTGCTGGATGGGCTTGGCCTAAGGCCCACATCCAAAGGTCTGGTAGTCGTCCAGGTGAAGCCTGAATCTGTTAATGCCATGTCCTCTTCCAACAGCAACATGAGTCTGGTCAACTGCAATAATATGACCAAATCTAGTATTTACATGAGGgcagcagagaaaatgaatgccaCTCTATTGGAAAGGGAGCGggaaaaggagagggaaaaggagaaggaacaggagcagcagcaaagGAAGTCCAAAGGAAAAAGGTATCGGGATATGCGGCGTTCAAGGACCATCATTCAAGCTGAACAACTTGACATTCTTTATGGCTGCTATTTCAAAGACCCGAATCCTGGGAAACATGAGTTTGAACAGATTTCAGAGTGGGTCCACCTTCCAAAGAAGGTCGTTCAGATTTGGTTCCAGAACATGAGGGCAAGGGAACGGAAGGGTGAGGTCCGATTCATAAGTGACGGGACACTGGCAGCAGTGGGCAAGCCTCTTATCAAATTTACCTGGCCTCTTTCCAAACCCATATTCTCCAACAAACCTCCTCCAAACAATACTGGGTGCATCACAACTACTCCAATCGTGCGTACCCTCattaagacagagagagagcctgTAAAGGAGCTTGGCAAACCTACTGTGGTGAAGAAAATAACGCCAGTTCCTATCAAGCCCAAGGAGGTTGTTTCCTCTACCACAGTCTCTAATGTGAGCAGCAGTGCTTCAGCAGTGCCAAAGACCAAACTTGAAACCACCAGCAATGTTACTATGGTCAAAGTTGCACCCAAAGTCAGCCCCCCTGTCCTTTTACCACCACCCAAGGATCCAGTCCCCATTGCCCCACGGCCGTCTCAGAAACGAAAGCTAGAAGAGGAGAGTgaggaagaaaagacagatgaagagagagacaatgagATTGAGATGGGTCCTGGACCAGGGAGCACTAACCGCATGGTACCCAAGCTGCCCTCAACTCCCATCAACAATAGGCCTCCTGCCACAACAGTGgtgccacaaaaacaaaacgggCTCAACTACTGGACCTCCAAAGTCCCCATTAAGATCAACACTCTGTCAAGAGAACAACTGGCTCTTCCCACACACACGCCTCCTCGTACCATCCCTCCGCCTCCCACCCCCAGCATTGCGCCGGTCAGCCCGAATACCCCCAGCTCTGCCAAAGTGGCCAGCCCCTCCACCCCGGCCGTAGCTAAGTCAAGCCCAACAGAAAGCAGCTTTCTGCCCCACTCATCCAGCCGTAGGCCACGCACACACTTGTCCTGCCTACAACTGTCCATTTTGCAGTCCTGTTACGAAACCTGTGCCCACCCTAACGCCATGGAGTGTGAAGCAATTGGCACAGAGCTCAACCTGCCGCTCAAGGTGGTGCAGATCTGGTTCCAAAATACCAGAGCCAAGGAGAAGCGCTGGAGGCTGCAGCAGGAGAAAATG TCTCCTCTGGCAGGTGGGAAGGTGGACATGAGCTCAGGGAGCTACCTGCAGTACAACGCTCTCAAAGCCAATCGTCCTATCCTGCCGAAACCTGTTCAGCTGACAGTTACTGAACCTCCAGCATCCCCGATGGCCGGCCAGGCGGTGCCAAAGGAGACCCTGACAGGCCGCTGTGATGCCTGCAATGTGTCCTTTGAATCCCGGGCTGCAGCGAGGGCCCACGTCTTCTCTCCGCGTCATCTGGCAACTCTGAGAACCACTAACTTTGGCCAGCCTACAACGCTTGTCATCAAGAATGGAACCGGTAATGGCGGACCGGGCTCACAGGTCTCCAATTCCACTACGGTAACCAGTTCTGGTGCTGGTTCTGGAGTGGAGATGGTTATCGAGTCGTCTCCACCGACGGCCACCAGCAACAGTTAA
- the zfhx2 gene encoding zinc finger homeobox protein 4 isoform X1: MKGGGENRREREREREREREREREREQARKLFTSEEPQEEACVCVCVRAGAATMQEESGDTVSSESNGVAVWLCPLCQKGQSDRSSLSRHLTEQHSVLPSCVDKLLDIAILKQAASRGEEDKGAQKSADTESSQLKHAEDVGSDPCQSSESSDATQTLGDKEMEEERIMEQEGGEAEPEPEEEGNQLTGAKQQNATENTEIPDTGEKSVGKNGVPAENNTRSFKCNACLETFPSRTALSVHYNSASHIQRMTTGSAKQGGESDPQTVSVPVLSRPYISNKPYQCATCRVSYNHAITLESHMKSVLHQSRSRNAGIVAQAANSTVATASLGGSTTTAPNTVVTTSGSGTSQLVTTTNCAATGTLMMTTTKDGEQIQTSQVAPSLLTSPVASAQAVSAFLTLLTSSPSTLSHSLLPSLFTAGAASGAAVPQLVPQPQMVMPLILNGLQAQTQQHQENQQGQLLTQCVPFVGLSTAQQALLTQRLNSLQNQWPSVGVQTSVPPCPEEQKLTCKREPESQDSEGTVREKVSDQIKDKISWTLENIKTENSKEEDSKELAESPDIESKVKVENNEDNGKAHRDSTTDGDSSTNHLDLEGDKAASLNLSPAGIEKSLRNKNLSPSASVPSSSSLSPVNLNLTLSPDSTPQKSQSGTSPCGSLGTPKSSPSTIALTNNQTRPHCATMGSIYPDLPVLSEFQSEVLWAFFESRSEADAASPPHEDCEALGREVGLSEEEVRKWLSQARHAKRQRATELEHLQGLVGFTRHAHNSDNDYDDEESSLIIAEGEDDAEASGSQAIDLSSTRGKHRQRDLGREGQGDSCLTSDSENEVYTSVIVSDEESQNGSLRDGPESPVKDEAQWEIHGDKGCVGGKVLRSTTVFLSDAEDEYEDEDGGGGQRAKRKKRKGEFERDEVEIKKERQDPDVDLELEAQGDPPSSLSHVMDQIPAGALHSLPLSLAPFSTQFLSPYVLSLTPSVVGDGSKLPIFPNPPTITRFSSSLLSQSLASHNQTSHYLSNGGDCESALDLSMGKNNSKSASSSSSLADKIAAQKGQLLDGLGLRPTSKGLVVVQVKPESVNAMSSSNSNMSLVNCNNMTKSSIYMRAAEKMNATLLEREREKEREKEKEQEQQQRKSKGKRYRDMRRSRTIIQAEQLDILYGCYFKDPNPGKHEFEQISEWVHLPKKVVQIWFQNMRARERKGEVRFISDGTLAAVGKPLIKFTWPLSKPIFSNKPPPNNTGCITTTPIVRTLIKTEREPVKELGKPTVVKKITPVPIKPKEVVSSTTVSNVSSSASAVPKTKLETTSNVTMVKVAPKVSPPVLLPPPKDPVPIAPRPSQKRKLEEESEEEKTDEERDNEIEMGPGPGSTNRMVPKLPSTPINNRPPATTVVPQKQNGLNYWTSKVPIKINTLSREQLALPTHTPPRTIPPPPTPSIAPVSPNTPSSAKVASPSTPAVAKSSPTESSFLPHSSSRRPRTHLSCLQLSILQSCYETCAHPNAMECEAIGTELNLPLKVVQIWFQNTRAKEKRWRLQQEKMSPLAGGKVDMSSGSYLQYNALKANRPILPKPVQLTVTEPPASPMAGQAVPKETLTGRCDACNVSFESRAAARAHVFSPRHLATLRTTNFGQPTTLVIKNGTGNGGPGSQVSNSTTVTSSGAGSGVEMVIESSPPTATSNS; encoded by the exons gcTATTCTAAAACAGGCCGCCAGTAGAGGAGAAGAGGACAAAGGTGCTCAAAAGTCTGCAG ATACTGAATCTTCACAACTGAAGCACGCTGAAGACGTCGGTTCAGACCCCTGCCAATCTAGTGAGAGTTCAGACGCTACCCAGACGCTTGGAGACAAAgaaatggaggaagagagaataATGGAACAGGAGGGAGGTGAAGCTGAACCAGAGCCAGAAGAGGAGGGAAATCAACTCACAGGAGCCAAACAGCAAAATgcaactgaaaacacagaaatcccAGACACCGGTGAAAAGTCAGTTGGTAAAAATGGTGTGCCAGCTGAAAATAACACCCGGTCATTCAAATGCAATGCCTGCCTGGAAACTTTTCCCAGCAGGACTGCTTTGAGCGTTCATTACAACTCTGCATCCCACATTCAGAGGATGACAACAGGCTCTGCAAAACAAGGTGGGGAAAGTGATCCCCAAACTGTCTCAGTTCCTGTCCTGTCTCGGCCATATATATCAAACAAACCCTACCAGTGTGCTACATGTCGAGTCTCTTACAATCATGCCATCACCCTCGAGAGCCATATGAAATCTGTCTTGCACCAGTCACGTAGCAGAAATGCTGGAATTGTTGCACAGGCTGCAAACAGTACAGTGGCAACTGCTAGTCTGGGAGGTAGCACCACCACTGCTCCAAACACTGTAGTGACCACTTCTGGAAGTGGGACCAGTCAGTTAGTTACCACCACCAACTGTGCTGCTACTGGGACATTGATGATGACTACAACAAAAGATGGAGAGCAGATTCAAACCTCACAGGtggctccctccctcctcacctcccctgTGGCCTCAGCTCAGGCGGTCTCAGCCTTCCTCACCCTTCTCACATCTAGTCCTAGCACCCTCTcacactccctcctcccctcccttttcACGGCTGGTGCTGCTTCTGGTGCCGCCGTGCCTCAGCTCGTGCCTCAGCCTCAAATGGTCATGCCCTTGATCTTGAATGGGCTCCAAGCCCAAACCCAGCAGCACCAAGAGAACCAGCAAGGCCAGCTCCTTACCCAGTGTGTGCCATTCGTAGGTCTCAGCACAGCCCAGCAAGCCCTCCTAACCCAAAGACTAAACAGCTTACAGAACCAGTGGCCCTCTGTAGGAGTTCAAACAAGCGTACCACCCTGCCCAGAAGAGCAAAAACTGACGTGTAAGAGAGAACCAGAAAGCCAGGACAGTGAAGGGACAGTTAGAGAGAAGGTCTCAGATCAGATCAAGGACAAAATTAGCTGGACTTTAGAGAACATTAAAACAGAGAATAGTAAGGAAGAGGACAGTAAAGAACTTGCAGAGAGTCCTGATATAGAAAGCAAAGTGAAGGTTGAGAATAATGAAGACAATGGGAAGGCGCATAGAGATAGCACAACAGATGGAGACAGCTCGACTAATCATTTGGACCTGGAAGGTGATAAAGCAGCTAGCCTCAATCTCTCCCCAGCGGGCATAGAGAAGAGCCTCCGCAATAAGAACCTCTCGCCTTCTGCATCTGTTCCCAGCAGCTCCAGCCTCAGTCCTGTAAATTTAAACCTTACACTTAGCCCTGATTCTACTCCTCAAAAATCACAATCGGGTACTAGCCCTTGTGGCTCCCTTGGCACTCCAAAATCCAGCCCGAGTACAATTGCCTTAACTAACAACCAAACTCGACCCCATTGTGCTACAATGGGATCTATATACCCAGACCTTCCAGTGCTGTCAGAGTTCCAGTCAGAGGTTCTCTGGGCGTTCTTCGAGTCGCGTAGCGAGGCTGATGCTGCAAGTCCTCCCCATGAAGACTGTGAGGCGCTGGGCAGAGAGGTGGGGCTTTCTGAGGAGGAGGTACGCAAGTGGTTGAGCCAAGCACGACATGCAAAACGGCAGAGGGCAACAGAGTTGGAACACCTCCAGGGCTTGGTAGGATTTACAAGGCACGCCCATAATTCTGACAATGACTACGATGACGAGGAAAGCTCATTGATTATAGCAGAAGGTGAGGATGATGCTGAAGCGTCAGGTAGTCAGGCAATAGATTTGTCCAGTACAAGagggaaacacagacagagagatctGGGAAGGGAGGGTCAGGGAGATTCCTGTCTCACTTCTGACTCAGAGAATGAGGTATACACCTCTGTCATTGTGTCTGATGAGGAAAGTCAGAATGGGTCTTTGAGGGACGGTCCTGAGAGCCCTGTTAAAGATGAAGCACAGTGGGAGATCCATGGTGACAAAGGGTGTGTAGGAGGAAAGGTCTTGCGCTCCACaactgtgtttctctctgatgCAGAGGATGAATACGAAGATGAGGATGGTGGAGGGGGTCAGAGAGCTAAGAGGAAAAAACGAAAGGGGGAGTTTGAGCGTGATGAGGTGGAGATAAAAAAGGAGAGACAAGACCCAGATGTGGATCTAGAGTTGGAGGCTCAGGGGGATCCTCCAAGTTCACTCTCCCATGTAATGGACCAGATTCCAGCTGGTGCCCTCCACTCCCTCCCCTTGTCCCTTGCTCCCTTTTCTACACAGTTCCTCAGCCCCTATGTCCTCTCTCTTACTCCTTCAGTGGTTGGAGATGGGAGCAAGCTACCCATCTTTCCTAACCCACCAACTATCACGCGCTTCTCCAGCTCTCTTCTCTCACAGTCTCTCGCTTCCCACAACCAGACTTCTCACTACCTGTCCAACGGTGGTGACTGTGAGTCTGCTCTAGATCTTAGCATGGGGAAAAACAACTCGAAATCTGCTtcttcctcatcatctctgGCTGATAAAATTGCAGCACAGAAGGGACAGTTGCTGGATGGGCTTGGCCTAAGGCCCACATCCAAAGGTCTGGTAGTCGTCCAGGTGAAGCCTGAATCTGTTAATGCCATGTCCTCTTCCAACAGCAACATGAGTCTGGTCAACTGCAATAATATGACCAAATCTAGTATTTACATGAGGgcagcagagaaaatgaatgccaCTCTATTGGAAAGGGAGCGggaaaaggagagggaaaaggagaaggaacaggagcagcagcaaagGAAGTCCAAAGGAAAAAGGTATCGGGATATGCGGCGTTCAAGGACCATCATTCAAGCTGAACAACTTGACATTCTTTATGGCTGCTATTTCAAAGACCCGAATCCTGGGAAACATGAGTTTGAACAGATTTCAGAGTGGGTCCACCTTCCAAAGAAGGTCGTTCAGATTTGGTTCCAGAACATGAGGGCAAGGGAACGGAAGGGTGAGGTCCGATTCATAAGTGACGGGACACTGGCAGCAGTGGGCAAGCCTCTTATCAAATTTACCTGGCCTCTTTCCAAACCCATATTCTCCAACAAACCTCCTCCAAACAATACTGGGTGCATCACAACTACTCCAATCGTGCGTACCCTCattaagacagagagagagcctgTAAAGGAGCTTGGCAAACCTACTGTGGTGAAGAAAATAACGCCAGTTCCTATCAAGCCCAAGGAGGTTGTTTCCTCTACCACAGTCTCTAATGTGAGCAGCAGTGCTTCAGCAGTGCCAAAGACCAAACTTGAAACCACCAGCAATGTTACTATGGTCAAAGTTGCACCCAAAGTCAGCCCCCCTGTCCTTTTACCACCACCCAAGGATCCAGTCCCCATTGCCCCACGGCCGTCTCAGAAACGAAAGCTAGAAGAGGAGAGTgaggaagaaaagacagatgaagagagagacaatgagATTGAGATGGGTCCTGGACCAGGGAGCACTAACCGCATGGTACCCAAGCTGCCCTCAACTCCCATCAACAATAGGCCTCCTGCCACAACAGTGgtgccacaaaaacaaaacgggCTCAACTACTGGACCTCCAAAGTCCCCATTAAGATCAACACTCTGTCAAGAGAACAACTGGCTCTTCCCACACACACGCCTCCTCGTACCATCCCTCCGCCTCCCACCCCCAGCATTGCGCCGGTCAGCCCGAATACCCCCAGCTCTGCCAAAGTGGCCAGCCCCTCCACCCCGGCCGTAGCTAAGTCAAGCCCAACAGAAAGCAGCTTTCTGCCCCACTCATCCAGCCGTAGGCCACGCACACACTTGTCCTGCCTACAACTGTCCATTTTGCAGTCCTGTTACGAAACCTGTGCCCACCCTAACGCCATGGAGTGTGAAGCAATTGGCACAGAGCTCAACCTGCCGCTCAAGGTGGTGCAGATCTGGTTCCAAAATACCAGAGCCAAGGAGAAGCGCTGGAGGCTGCAGCAGGAGAAAATG TCTCCTCTGGCAGGTGGGAAGGTGGACATGAGCTCAGGGAGCTACCTGCAGTACAACGCTCTCAAAGCCAATCGTCCTATCCTGCCGAAACCTGTTCAGCTGACAGTTACTGAACCTCCAGCATCCCCGATGGCCGGCCAGGCGGTGCCAAAGGAGACCCTGACAGGCCGCTGTGATGCCTGCAATGTGTCCTTTGAATCCCGGGCTGCAGCGAGGGCCCACGTCTTCTCTCCGCGTCATCTGGCAACTCTGAGAACCACTAACTTTGGCCAGCCTACAACGCTTGTCATCAAGAATGGAACCGGTAATGGCGGACCGGGCTCACAGGTCTCCAATTCCACTACGGTAACCAGTTCTGGTGCTGGTTCTGGAGTGGAGATGGTTATCGAGTCGTCTCCACCGACGGCCACCAGCAACAGTTAA